One Kaistella polysaccharea DNA segment encodes these proteins:
- a CDS encoding bifunctional UDP-N-acetylmuramoyl-tripeptide:D-alanyl-D-alanine ligase/alanine racemase → MNYTTKQIAEITDSKLIGDPDIHVKNIAYDSRNIYSVTDAAFIAINTPKNSGEKYIQSVIEKGITVIIAENYLPQFSNITWIIVEDSLSFLQNLAKYHLHQFNLKTIGITGSNGKTIVKEWLYQAMFHDYTTVKSPKSFNSQLGLPLSLLEIKQKHQLGIFEVGISKPGEMQVLEDLFSPQIGILTYIGTAHSVNFQDVNELIAEKIKLFKHSEFIIFNGDNSLVKSALQEYYPEKRMLSFGLKEHNDLCVINNWTDRSQEIIIRYFEEEISIPVYQRDEATISNVLCVIAVLKEFEFSNLQIIERLNSLKAIEMRLESVVGVRNNLIINDSFNLDIDSLKIAYQNIKEYNKSQKCLILTDFVEGKNSQELYDEVAELTNDQHFNQIFLVGSEITQLESLFKTETHTFATTSELIDSHQINQVENHLILLKGARKFEIDKVKTFLELQKHDTILEINLNSILHNINVHKLLLKPETKMMAMVKAYSYGLGGYEIAEFLQHHHIDYLGVAYADEGIDLRKNGITTPIMVMNPEQHSYNSIIDFNLEPEIYSFRVLELFNDKLLQKGIMQTYPIHIKLETGMNRLGFKTEELPELYKRLQTMNVKVKSIFSHLSSADDEEEKLYTLKQIEIFDENSKYLSHQLRYEPIRHILNSTGIVNYSEFQFDMVRIGIGMVGISTDPEITKRLKSAVSFKTVISQISEVKAGESVGYNRKFKAEKDTKIATIPVGYADGIPRLLGNKVGFVGVRNNIFPIVGNVCMDMLMIDVGEFPVKEGEEVVLFNSNPTIQQFAEYCSTIPYEVLTSISRRVKRIYIKD, encoded by the coding sequence ATGAATTATACCACAAAACAAATCGCAGAAATAACCGATTCAAAATTAATTGGTGATCCAGATATTCATGTAAAAAATATTGCCTACGACAGTAGAAATATCTATTCCGTGACTGATGCTGCATTTATAGCCATTAATACTCCGAAAAATTCTGGTGAAAAATATATTCAATCTGTTATTGAAAAAGGAATTACCGTAATTATAGCCGAAAACTATTTGCCGCAATTTTCAAATATTACCTGGATAATTGTAGAAGACTCCTTGTCATTTTTGCAAAATTTAGCCAAATATCATCTTCATCAATTTAATCTTAAAACAATTGGCATAACGGGGAGCAATGGGAAAACTATCGTTAAAGAATGGTTATACCAAGCGATGTTTCACGATTACACAACTGTGAAAAGTCCGAAAAGTTTTAATTCTCAATTAGGGCTTCCGCTCTCACTTTTAGAAATAAAACAAAAACATCAGTTGGGAATTTTTGAAGTTGGAATTTCTAAACCCGGCGAAATGCAAGTTTTAGAAGATTTGTTTTCCCCACAAATCGGCATCCTTACTTATATTGGAACTGCACATTCTGTAAACTTTCAGGATGTAAATGAATTAATTGCAGAGAAAATAAAACTGTTTAAACATTCAGAGTTCATCATTTTTAATGGAGATAATTCTCTCGTTAAAAGCGCATTACAGGAGTATTATCCAGAGAAGAGAATGCTTTCTTTTGGGCTTAAAGAACACAACGATTTATGCGTTATAAATAATTGGACTGACCGCTCTCAGGAAATTATTATTCGATATTTTGAGGAAGAAATTTCGATTCCCGTATATCAACGAGATGAAGCAACCATTAGCAATGTGCTCTGCGTAATTGCGGTTTTAAAAGAGTTTGAATTTAGTAATCTTCAAATTATTGAACGGCTAAATTCATTGAAGGCAATAGAAATGCGTCTCGAAAGTGTTGTTGGTGTTAGAAATAATTTAATTATTAATGATTCTTTTAATCTGGATATCGATTCTCTCAAAATTGCTTACCAGAATATAAAAGAATATAATAAATCGCAAAAATGTCTGATTTTGACAGATTTTGTGGAAGGCAAAAACTCTCAGGAGCTTTATGATGAAGTAGCCGAACTCACAAACGATCAGCATTTCAATCAAATATTTCTGGTCGGATCTGAAATTACGCAACTCGAAAGTCTCTTCAAAACCGAGACGCATACCTTCGCTACGACATCTGAACTAATTGATAGTCACCAAATTAATCAAGTAGAAAACCATCTGATATTACTGAAAGGTGCAAGAAAATTTGAAATAGACAAGGTTAAAACATTTTTGGAACTGCAAAAGCACGATACAATTTTAGAAATCAACCTAAATTCTATTTTGCATAATATCAATGTTCATAAACTGCTCTTAAAACCGGAAACCAAGATGATGGCAATGGTAAAAGCCTATTCTTATGGTTTAGGTGGATACGAAATTGCAGAGTTTTTACAGCATCATCATATTGATTATTTAGGTGTTGCGTACGCGGACGAAGGTATAGATCTTCGGAAAAATGGAATCACAACTCCCATCATGGTGATGAATCCTGAACAACACAGTTATAACAGTATAATTGATTTTAATTTAGAACCAGAAATTTACAGTTTTCGGGTGCTGGAACTTTTCAATGACAAACTGCTGCAGAAAGGTATTATGCAGACCTATCCTATTCATATCAAATTAGAAACGGGAATGAATCGCCTTGGCTTTAAAACTGAAGAATTACCGGAGCTTTACAAGAGATTGCAGACGATGAATGTGAAGGTAAAGTCGATATTCAGCCATCTAAGTTCTGCAGATGATGAGGAAGAAAAATTATATACCTTAAAACAAATAGAAATATTTGATGAAAATTCGAAGTATTTAAGTCATCAATTAAGATACGAGCCGATTCGGCATATTTTGAACAGCACAGGAATAGTTAATTATTCAGAATTCCAATTTGATATGGTTAGAATTGGAATCGGAATGGTAGGTATATCTACTGACCCAGAGATTACAAAAAGATTAAAAAGTGCCGTAAGTTTTAAAACGGTTATTTCGCAGATCTCGGAGGTAAAGGCGGGAGAATCGGTAGGTTATAATCGAAAATTTAAAGCAGAAAAAGATACAAAAATTGCTACTATTCCCGTTGGTTATGCAGACGGTATCCCGAGACTTTTAGGGAATAAAGTGGGGTTCGTAGGAGTTCGAAATAATATATTTCCCATCGTGGGGAATGTATGCATGGATATGCTTATGATTGATGTCGGCGAATTTCCCGTTAAAGAGGGCGAAGAAGTCGTTCTATTTAATTCGAACCCAACCATTCAGCAATTTGCAGAATACTGCTCGACAATACCTTACGAAGTTTTAACATCTATATCACGAAGAGTGAAAAGAATTTATATTAAAGATTAA
- a CDS encoding thymidine kinase, with protein sequence MFLENTINHAKQSGWMEVICGSMFSGKTEELIRRLRRAEMAGQSVEIFKPKLDTRYADEEVVSHNQNKIRSTPVESPNEILLLGSTCDVVGIDEAQFFDESIVEVANKLANSGVRVVIAGLDMDFMGRPFGPIPNLMATAEYVTKVHAICKRTGNLANHSMRTSANKDLVQLGETDSYEAVSRKVFNEEFLNRETE encoded by the coding sequence ATGTTTTTAGAAAATACAATTAATCACGCAAAACAAAGCGGTTGGATGGAAGTCATCTGCGGCTCTATGTTTTCTGGGAAAACGGAAGAATTAATCCGAAGACTTCGTCGTGCAGAGATGGCCGGCCAAAGTGTTGAGATTTTTAAACCAAAATTAGATACGAGATACGCCGACGAGGAAGTCGTATCCCACAATCAAAATAAGATTAGAAGCACACCTGTTGAAAGTCCGAACGAAATTTTACTCTTAGGAAGTACCTGCGACGTAGTTGGGATTGACGAAGCACAGTTTTTTGACGAAAGTATTGTAGAAGTCGCTAATAAGCTGGCTAACAGTGGTGTTAGAGTCGTAATTGCCGGACTTGATATGGATTTTATGGGACGCCCTTTCGGTCCGATTCCTAATCTGATGGCAACTGCTGAATATGTGACTAAAGTGCATGCAATTTGCAAGCGAACTGGCAATTTAGCGAATCATTCTATGAGAACATCAGCCAATAAAGATTTGGTACAGCTTGGAGAAACTGACAGTTATGAAGCAGTGAGTAGAAAAGTATTCAACGAGGAATTTCTGAACAGGGAAACTGAATGA
- a CDS encoding UDP-N-acetylmuramate--L-alanine ligase has protein sequence MIKNIADFQNVFFIGVAGVGMSAIAQYLKGIGKEVGGSDRYFHPGEYNKTKEQLEAEGITCFLQDGSGISEKTDLIVVSTAIEDTIFEVQKAKELGIQIIKRSELLSIIAKSKKTIAVAGTSGKSTTSAMLYQILLDANLEPSIISGAGLTSIIKEGKIGNAAVGKGEWLIIEADESDRSVIQYQPEVGLLLNIDKDHQEIEELIELFTIFKNNTNSLFVVNQSNALAKPLSTNSENDFGFEDENAGYSAENFEQDGLSLTFEVRAQKFQMNSLGQHSVENATAAIAVANQIGIDLKTCADSLETYEGIYRRHQILGRKNGVWVIDDYAHNPAKCAASIKACKPLAEKVIAWFQPHGYKPTRFLKDDFIQEIADSLRSQDEIWMSEIFYAGGTAVKDISANDLIEGITAKGKKAYFVEDRNYLLEKLRPELTDGTVLLLMGARDPSLETFCKNLYENL, from the coding sequence ATGATTAAAAATATAGCAGATTTCCAAAACGTCTTTTTTATCGGCGTGGCAGGAGTCGGAATGAGCGCTATTGCTCAATATTTAAAAGGAATAGGAAAAGAAGTTGGTGGCAGTGACCGCTATTTTCATCCGGGAGAATACAATAAAACCAAAGAACAGTTAGAAGCCGAAGGAATTACCTGTTTTCTGCAGGATGGAAGTGGAATTTCCGAAAAGACCGATTTAATAGTTGTTTCAACGGCTATTGAAGATACCATTTTTGAAGTTCAAAAAGCCAAAGAACTTGGAATTCAAATTATTAAAAGAAGTGAACTTTTATCCATCATCGCTAAAAGTAAAAAAACGATTGCGGTTGCCGGAACTTCCGGAAAATCTACAACTTCCGCGATGTTATATCAAATCTTATTAGATGCCAATCTAGAACCGAGCATTATTTCTGGTGCGGGTTTAACAAGCATTATTAAAGAAGGTAAAATTGGAAATGCTGCAGTAGGGAAGGGAGAATGGCTTATCATTGAAGCTGATGAAAGTGACCGTTCAGTGATCCAATATCAACCTGAAGTCGGCTTGCTTTTAAACATTGACAAAGACCATCAGGAAATAGAGGAATTGATTGAATTATTTACTATTTTTAAAAATAACACAAACAGCTTATTCGTTGTGAATCAGTCGAATGCATTAGCGAAACCTTTGTCAACAAATTCAGAGAATGATTTTGGATTTGAGGATGAAAATGCAGGCTATTCCGCGGAAAATTTTGAGCAAGATGGTTTATCACTGACCTTCGAAGTCCGTGCTCAAAAATTCCAGATGAATTCTCTGGGTCAACATTCCGTCGAAAATGCAACTGCTGCAATTGCGGTTGCGAATCAGATCGGAATTGATTTAAAAACCTGTGCCGACAGCTTGGAAACTTATGAAGGAATTTATCGGCGTCATCAAATTCTCGGACGAAAAAATGGCGTTTGGGTTATTGATGATTATGCTCACAATCCAGCAAAATGTGCAGCTTCGATTAAAGCCTGTAAACCCTTGGCAGAAAAAGTAATTGCCTGGTTTCAACCACATGGCTATAAACCAACGAGGTTTTTGAAAGACGACTTTATTCAGGAAATCGCCGATTCATTAAGATCACAAGATGAAATCTGGATGAGCGAAATTTTCTACGCTGGCGGAACTGCTGTGAAAGATATTTCAGCGAACGATTTAATTGAAGGCATTACAGCAAAAGGGAAAAAAGCCTATTTTGTCGAAGACAGGAATTACTTATTAGAAAAATTAAGACCAGAATTAACGGACGGAACTGTTTTGCTGTTAATGGGTGCGAGAGATCCGAGTTTAGAAACGTTTTGCAAAAATCTTTATGAAAATTTGTAG